A single window of Pseudomonas lutea DNA harbors:
- a CDS encoding autotransporter serine protease, whose protein sequence is MRRFKPSSAVRYSVKPVTTTALCALSFTFGCSAYADYAEQGKLGDAASWRSQEFQSDWGLGRIQADQAYAAGITGNGVKIGAMDSGFDPSHPEASPSRYHAVTANGTYVDGSPFSVTGAINPNNDTHGTHVTGTMGAARDGVGMHGVAYNAQIYVANTNQSDSFLFGPSPDPKYFKAAYGALADAGVRAINNSWGSQPPDVTYATLGGVQAAYAQHYNRGTWLDEAANVARRGVINVFSAGNTGYANASVRSALPYFEPDLEGHWLAVSGLDSSNAQRYNQCGLAKYWCITTPGRLINSTVPGGGYALKSGTSMAAPHATGALALVMERYPYMNNEQALQVLLTTATQLDGSVTQAPNGAVGWGVVNLERAMRGPGQLLGTFDATLGAGQTDVWSNDISDRALIQRQSEDTAEQAAWQQTLVSRGWQNGVASTASQQDQTDYAVGTARAAAAAQRQYQGSLIKSGAGRLILEGTNTYRGDTQVNGGVLSVNGSLASAVQVNVGGTLGGNGQVGNLTAMSGGQVAPGNSIGTLRVNGDVTLAPGSTYAVELSPTASDRIVASGSATVSGANMALALDPTPPALNATPGQTLVGRQYNVLQAANGVSGQFAAVTANYAFLGGRLDYAANSIALNIERTAAFDSVAQTPNQAAVASAAEQLGAGNAVYENLLLAPNAASARDSFQQLSGEIYPAVATQLINDSRYVRDAVGERLGTSVFGADANTAAQDNVWVKALGAWGKTDSRGDTAGYTSSISGVLAGVDGDVGESTRLGVVGGYSDSSVNMGSGTHSRASVDSYHLGAYMGHEIGAWRLTLGGAYSWHRIDARRDVQVGGASGREKTRHDAQTAQVFTEAAYRIQLQAAVLEPFANLAYVHLGTDSFTEKGDAAALASGSDTREAALGTLGVRALKTIAITDRQKLDLSGSLGWQHNLSDIDSEQHMAFAAGGSSFGIESSPLVRDAALVGAHARMALSREASVSLDYNGQLASREKSHGIGLSFNWQF, encoded by the coding sequence ATGCGAAGGTTCAAGCCGTCCAGTGCTGTCCGTTATTCCGTTAAACCCGTAACCACGACCGCACTTTGCGCGTTGTCTTTTACCTTTGGCTGCTCGGCTTACGCCGACTACGCAGAACAGGGGAAGTTGGGCGACGCGGCCAGTTGGCGCTCGCAAGAATTTCAGAGCGACTGGGGATTGGGCCGTATCCAGGCTGACCAGGCCTATGCTGCCGGTATCACCGGCAACGGCGTAAAAATCGGCGCGATGGACTCGGGATTCGACCCCTCTCATCCCGAAGCCAGCCCATCCCGCTACCATGCGGTAACGGCCAATGGCACCTATGTGGATGGTTCGCCCTTTAGCGTCACGGGTGCTATCAACCCTAATAACGACACCCACGGCACGCACGTGACCGGGACCATGGGCGCGGCCCGTGATGGCGTTGGCATGCATGGCGTGGCATACAACGCGCAAATCTATGTGGCCAACACTAACCAGAGCGATAGCTTCCTGTTTGGCCCGAGCCCGGACCCCAAGTACTTCAAGGCAGCCTATGGCGCATTGGCTGATGCCGGCGTGCGGGCGATCAACAACAGTTGGGGTAGCCAGCCGCCGGATGTGACCTACGCGACTTTGGGCGGGGTGCAGGCCGCCTACGCCCAGCATTACAACCGGGGCACCTGGCTGGATGAAGCGGCTAACGTGGCGCGCAGGGGCGTGATCAATGTCTTCAGTGCTGGCAATACCGGCTATGCCAACGCCAGTGTGCGTTCTGCGCTGCCGTATTTCGAGCCTGACCTGGAAGGCCACTGGCTGGCGGTTTCTGGACTGGATAGCTCCAACGCCCAGCGCTACAACCAATGCGGCCTTGCCAAATACTGGTGCATCACCACACCGGGGAGGCTGATCAACAGCACCGTGCCTGGCGGCGGTTATGCGCTCAAGTCCGGTACGTCCATGGCCGCGCCCCACGCCACGGGCGCATTGGCGCTGGTGATGGAGCGCTACCCCTACATGAACAACGAGCAGGCTTTGCAGGTGCTGCTCACCACCGCGACCCAACTCGATGGTTCGGTCACCCAGGCCCCCAATGGCGCTGTGGGCTGGGGTGTCGTCAACCTGGAGCGGGCGATGCGCGGCCCCGGCCAGTTGCTGGGGACCTTCGACGCCACCCTGGGCGCCGGCCAAACCGATGTCTGGAGCAACGATATTTCTGATCGGGCGTTGATTCAGCGTCAGTCCGAGGACACCGCTGAACAGGCTGCCTGGCAGCAAACCCTGGTCAGCAGAGGTTGGCAGAACGGCGTGGCCAGCACCGCCAGCCAACAGGACCAAACCGACTATGCCGTGGGCACCGCCCGTGCTGCGGCAGCGGCTCAGCGCCAGTACCAGGGAAGCCTGATCAAGTCCGGCGCGGGGCGGTTGATCCTTGAAGGGACCAACACCTATCGCGGCGATACCCAGGTCAACGGTGGTGTGCTGTCGGTCAATGGCTCCCTCGCGTCTGCCGTGCAGGTCAATGTCGGTGGCACCTTGGGCGGCAATGGCCAGGTCGGTAACCTCACGGCGATGAGCGGCGGGCAGGTTGCGCCGGGTAACTCCATCGGCACCTTGCGGGTGAACGGTGACGTGACGCTCGCGCCGGGCTCAACCTATGCGGTGGAGCTTTCGCCAACGGCCAGTGACCGCATTGTGGCCAGCGGCAGTGCCACGGTGTCGGGCGCCAACATGGCCCTGGCGCTGGACCCGACGCCGCCGGCCTTGAACGCCACGCCTGGCCAAACCCTGGTTGGCCGCCAGTACAACGTGTTGCAAGCTGCCAATGGTGTGAGCGGGCAGTTCGCTGCGGTCACCGCCAACTACGCGTTCCTCGGTGGCCGGCTGGATTACGCCGCTAACAGTATTGCGCTGAATATCGAGCGCACGGCGGCGTTCGACAGCGTGGCGCAAACCCCTAATCAGGCAGCAGTGGCCTCGGCCGCCGAGCAATTGGGGGCGGGCAACGCGGTGTATGAAAACCTGCTGCTCGCGCCAAATGCCGCCTCGGCTAGGGACAGTTTCCAGCAGCTGTCGGGCGAGATCTACCCGGCAGTCGCCACCCAGTTGATCAACGACAGCCGCTATGTACGTGATGCCGTTGGCGAGCGTCTGGGGACCAGCGTGTTCGGTGCCGATGCCAATACCGCGGCGCAAGACAACGTGTGGGTCAAGGCCTTGGGCGCATGGGGCAAAACAGACTCCCGTGGTGATACGGCTGGCTATACCTCGTCCATCAGCGGTGTGCTGGCGGGTGTCGATGGCGACGTAGGTGAGTCCACTCGCCTTGGCGTGGTAGGCGGCTACAGTGACAGCTCGGTCAACATGGGCTCGGGTACGCATTCCCGTGCATCGGTAGACAGCTACCATCTGGGTGCCTACATGGGTCATGAGATCGGCGCTTGGCGCTTGACCCTCGGCGGTGCCTACAGCTGGCACCGGATCGATGCCAGACGTGATGTACAGGTTGGCGGCGCCAGTGGTCGGGAGAAAACCAGGCACGATGCGCAAACCGCACAGGTATTCACCGAAGCGGCGTACCGTATTCAGCTGCAGGCCGCTGTGCTTGAGCCCTTCGCCAACCTGGCCTATGTACACCTGGGCACTGACAGCTTCACCGAGAAGGGAGATGCCGCAGCGCTTGCATCCGGCAGCGATACCCGTGAAGCCGCGCTCGGCACGCTGGGTGTACGGGCGCTTAAAACCATCGCAATCACTGATCGTCAAAAGCTGGACCTCTCCGGCAGCCTGGGCTGGCAGCACAACCTGAGCGATATCGACTCGGAGCAGCACATGGCTTTTGCGGCAGGCGGCAGTAGCTTTGGCATCGAGAGCTCGCCCCTGGTGCGTGACGCGGCCCTGGTGGGCGCCCATGCCCGCATGGCTCTGAGCCGTGAGGCCAGCGTTAGCCTGGACTACAACGGCCAACTGGCCAGCCGTGAAAAAAGCCACGGCATCGGCTTGAGTTTTAACTGGCAGTTCTAA
- a CDS encoding TetR/AcrR family transcriptional regulator, whose product MLQTALLIVREENADRLTLGHLAVRAGVSKPVVYDHFSTRSALLIELYRWIDTERVDAFRNAMASSPQTLEETAQVLASAYIHCAADHTDEFHVVGAALAGSSDKAAVFQELLDNCVRMFIAVLEPHAGLSSEEMERVCTALVGAGEALSGATVRGRHTVDEAIDTFSSLIRGAFRQ is encoded by the coding sequence TTGCTCCAGACCGCACTGCTGATCGTGCGCGAGGAAAACGCCGACAGGCTGACCCTGGGCCATTTGGCGGTCCGCGCCGGCGTCTCAAAACCGGTGGTATACGACCATTTCAGCACCCGGTCGGCGCTCTTGATTGAGCTCTACCGATGGATCGATACCGAGCGGGTCGATGCCTTCCGCAATGCCATGGCGAGCAGTCCGCAGACTTTGGAAGAGACCGCGCAGGTGCTGGCCAGCGCTTATATCCATTGTGCGGCGGACCATACCGACGAATTTCACGTCGTGGGAGCTGCGCTGGCAGGCAGCAGCGATAAAGCGGCAGTGTTCCAGGAGTTGCTGGACAACTGCGTGCGCATGTTTATAGCCGTGCTGGAGCCCCATGCAGGGCTGTCATCTGAAGAAATGGAGCGTGTCTGCACCGCTCTGGTGGGAGCAGGCGAAGCGCTCTCGGGCGCAACAGTGCGAGGACGTCACACCGTCGATGAGGCGATAGACACCTTTTCGTCGCTTATCCGGGGTGCGTTTCGACAGTAG
- a CDS encoding response regulator has protein sequence MAVVSTVLVVEDDWLIRSLIHEILEMEGFEVVTAETGDDAWHWLCETLGGADLLLSDIHLPGGLNGIGLANRVQAHWPRIPVILSSGGKGQQILESGYAPLFIPKPWHSQDIGTICRRALALATPRQ, from the coding sequence ATGGCAGTGGTATCAACGGTTTTAGTCGTGGAAGATGACTGGCTCATCCGCAGTTTGATACATGAAATTCTGGAGATGGAAGGCTTCGAGGTAGTGACAGCAGAGACGGGCGACGACGCTTGGCACTGGCTGTGCGAGACCTTGGGAGGGGCAGATCTTCTGCTGTCCGACATCCATCTGCCTGGTGGGCTGAACGGAATCGGTCTGGCTAATCGAGTGCAGGCTCATTGGCCCCGCATACCCGTGATCTTGTCCTCCGGTGGAAAAGGGCAACAGATCCTTGAGTCTGGATATGCTCCGCTGTTCATCCCCAAGCCCTGGCATTCTCAAGATATCGGCACAATTTGTCGGCGTGCATTAGCCCTGGCAACACCTCGCCAGTGA
- a CDS encoding autotransporter domain-containing protein yields MKKPSTTRQVAVSSIRHAIRQANRVSCGALACYLSTLGVAQAAPYAEAGQAGNAASWRSPEFTAQWGLGAINADQAYAAGYTGKGVKLGIFDQPVYAPHPEFASPDKVINLVTSGIREYTDPYIPVKAGDAFRYDGAPTPDSNGRLGNHGTHVGGIAGGNRDGGPMHGVAFNAQIISADNGDPGPEDGIVLGNDGAVYQAGWNALVNSGARLINNSWGIGITERFAQGGRDPAFAHFTVQDAQLQFDQIRQILGTRPGGAYQGAIDAARSGVVTIFAAGNDYNLNNPDAMAGLGYFVPEIAPNWLTVAALQQNPNATTAGATPYILSTFSSRCGYTASFCVSAPGTRIYSSVLNGTSLQDLTVGWANKNGTSMAAPHVAGSMAVLMERFPYMTGAQVADVLKTTATDLGAPGVDALYGWGMINLGKAVNGPSMFVTEADIPAEFRISGAYGDSQFVVNLPGIGAVVDAGKPTQRTCSGPQCGRDVWSNDISGHGGLTKLGIGTLVLTGANTYSGPTLINQGRLAVNGSLASAVTINDTGILGGNGRVASLTANRGGTVAPGNSVGTLNVAGDLNLAPGAVYAVELSPTGSDRIIAGGQATVSGATMAVSLENGAGFTTGEVNSLVGRQFSVLQAAGGVQGQFGSVLDNYAFLDGSLAYGGTGVALALERNADSFASAAQTANQANVAAAAEQLGGGNAVYEELLLSPDAATARRAYTQLSGEVHPAIATQLINDSRQVRDAVGDRLRVEGLYDQPAAGVEANNWWVKGLGAWGKNAGSSDSASSTSSLGGLLAGVDGLVAEHTRLGAMVGYSDTSLGMGDDTHSRASADSYHLGAYIGHEEGALRLTAGASHSWHRIDVKRDLQLGSLADRQKVKRDAQSTQVFTEAAYRLNLQRLALEPFANLAYVHFDSDSFTEKGGSTALKGSDDTRDTVLSTLGARAGSRFNLNDTQKLDVSGTLGWQHNLSDTSAEQHLAFASGANTFAVQSVSMDRDAAVVGARASLALSRDARINLDYNGLLGARDKTHGVGLSLDWQF; encoded by the coding sequence ATGAAAAAGCCATCCACCACTCGACAGGTTGCTGTCAGCTCCATTCGCCACGCTATTAGGCAAGCCAATCGCGTTTCTTGCGGCGCCCTGGCCTGTTACTTGAGCACCCTCGGCGTAGCTCAGGCTGCGCCTTACGCCGAAGCCGGTCAGGCCGGGAATGCCGCCAGTTGGCGCAGCCCGGAGTTCACTGCCCAATGGGGGCTGGGCGCGATCAACGCCGACCAGGCTTACGCGGCCGGTTACACCGGCAAGGGCGTAAAGTTGGGGATTTTCGATCAGCCGGTGTACGCACCTCACCCGGAATTTGCCAGCCCGGATAAAGTGATCAACCTGGTAACCAGTGGCATTCGCGAATATACCGACCCTTATATTCCGGTAAAGGCCGGCGACGCCTTTCGTTACGATGGCGCGCCCACCCCTGACTCCAACGGCCGGTTGGGCAACCACGGCACCCACGTAGGTGGCATCGCTGGCGGCAACCGAGACGGCGGACCCATGCACGGCGTGGCCTTCAACGCCCAGATCATCAGCGCCGACAACGGCGACCCAGGCCCGGAAGACGGCATTGTGCTGGGCAACGACGGCGCGGTTTACCAGGCTGGCTGGAACGCCTTGGTCAATAGTGGCGCGCGCCTCATCAATAACAGCTGGGGCATTGGTATTACCGAGCGCTTTGCCCAAGGCGGTCGCGACCCGGCCTTTGCGCACTTTACCGTGCAGGATGCGCAGCTGCAGTTCGATCAGATCCGACAGATCCTCGGCACTCGCCCGGGGGGCGCTTACCAGGGCGCCATCGATGCCGCGCGCAGCGGCGTGGTCACCATTTTCGCCGCAGGCAACGACTACAACCTGAACAACCCGGACGCCATGGCCGGGCTGGGGTATTTCGTGCCAGAGATCGCCCCCAACTGGCTGACCGTTGCTGCGTTGCAGCAAAACCCCAACGCCACGACCGCCGGCGCCACGCCTTATATTTTGAGCACCTTTTCTTCTCGCTGCGGCTACACGGCCAGCTTCTGCGTGTCGGCACCCGGTACGCGGATCTACAGCTCCGTGCTCAACGGCACCAGTTTGCAAGACCTCACCGTGGGCTGGGCCAACAAAAACGGTACCTCCATGGCCGCGCCCCATGTGGCGGGCAGCATGGCGGTACTGATGGAGCGTTTCCCCTACATGACCGGCGCACAGGTGGCCGACGTGTTGAAAACCACCGCCACCGACCTCGGCGCGCCTGGCGTGGACGCGCTCTATGGCTGGGGCATGATCAATCTGGGCAAGGCCGTCAACGGCCCGAGCATGTTCGTCACCGAGGCGGATATTCCTGCCGAGTTTCGTATCAGCGGCGCCTATGGCGACAGCCAGTTCGTCGTCAACCTGCCAGGCATAGGCGCAGTGGTCGATGCGGGTAAACCGACCCAGCGCACCTGCAGCGGGCCACAATGCGGGCGGGACGTATGGAGCAATGACATATCCGGGCATGGCGGCTTGACCAAGCTGGGCATCGGGACCTTGGTGCTGACCGGCGCCAACACCTACAGCGGCCCAACCCTGATCAATCAAGGGCGCCTGGCGGTCAATGGTTCGCTGGCCTCGGCGGTGACCATTAACGACACCGGCATACTGGGCGGCAACGGCCGGGTCGCGTCCCTCACCGCCAACCGTGGCGGTACGGTAGCGCCGGGCAATTCCGTAGGCACCTTAAACGTGGCGGGGGACCTTAACCTGGCGCCCGGCGCTGTGTATGCGGTGGAGTTGTCGCCCACCGGCAGCGACCGCATCATCGCCGGCGGGCAGGCGACGGTGAGCGGTGCGACCATGGCCGTCTCGCTGGAAAACGGCGCCGGCTTCACCACAGGCGAGGTCAACAGCCTGGTCGGCCGACAGTTCAGCGTGCTGCAAGCCGCTGGCGGCGTGCAGGGCCAGTTTGGGTCCGTGCTGGACAACTACGCTTTTCTGGATGGGAGTCTCGCCTACGGCGGTACGGGCGTTGCGTTGGCCCTGGAGCGCAACGCGGACAGCTTCGCCAGCGCCGCGCAAACCGCTAACCAGGCCAACGTAGCGGCTGCCGCCGAGCAACTAGGAGGCGGTAACGCGGTGTATGAAGAGCTGCTGCTGAGCCCTGATGCTGCTACGGCTCGGCGGGCCTACACCCAGTTGTCCGGCGAAGTACATCCGGCCATTGCCACTCAGTTGATCAATGACAGCCGCCAGGTACGCGATGCCGTGGGTGATCGCCTGCGCGTCGAAGGGCTGTACGACCAGCCTGCGGCGGGTGTTGAAGCAAACAACTGGTGGGTGAAAGGCCTGGGCGCGTGGGGCAAGAACGCCGGCAGCAGCGACAGCGCCAGTTCTACCTCATCACTGGGCGGTCTGCTCGCCGGTGTCGACGGCTTGGTGGCTGAGCATACCCGGCTGGGCGCCATGGTCGGTTACAGCGATACCTCATTGGGCATGGGCGACGATACCCACTCGCGGGCTTCAGCCGACAGCTACCATTTGGGTGCCTACATCGGCCATGAAGAAGGTGCGTTGCGCCTCACCGCTGGCGCGTCCCATAGCTGGCACCGCATCGACGTCAAGCGTGACCTGCAGTTGGGCAGTTTGGCCGACCGGCAGAAGGTCAAGCGCGATGCGCAATCGACCCAGGTATTCACCGAAGCCGCTTATCGTCTCAACCTGCAACGCCTGGCGTTGGAACCCTTCGCTAACTTGGCCTACGTGCACTTCGATAGCGACAGCTTCACCGAAAAAGGGGGTTCCACGGCGCTCAAGGGGAGCGACGACACCCGCGACACCGTGCTCTCCACCCTTGGCGCACGCGCCGGTAGCCGTTTCAATCTGAACGACACTCAGAAGCTGGATGTGTCCGGTACCCTGGGTTGGCAGCATAACCTGAGCGATACCTCGGCCGAGCAGCATCTGGCCTTTGCCAGCGGTGCGAATACCTTTGCCGTGCAAAGCGTGTCGATGGACCGGGACGCTGCCGTCGTGGGCGCCCGCGCCAGCCTTGCCTTGAGCAGGGATGCGCGGATCAATCTGGACTACAACGGCCTGTTGGGTGCCCGGGATAAAACCCACGGGGTAGGGCTGTCGCTGGATTGGCAGTTCTAA
- a CDS encoding MerR family transcriptional regulator codes for MKIGEVAAHTGVSVDALRFYEEKGLIKPHRAANGYRFYSEQTLQLVGYIKLAQHLGFSLREIGENLPLLWNSEGTSRVHIAQLFEEKIALLDARISEMHKLRSLLAERAAQVCPLAGIGD; via the coding sequence ATGAAAATCGGGGAAGTGGCTGCGCACACGGGAGTATCAGTCGATGCGCTACGATTTTATGAAGAGAAGGGTCTGATCAAGCCGCATCGAGCGGCGAACGGCTACAGGTTCTATTCAGAGCAAACGCTGCAACTGGTCGGGTACATCAAATTAGCTCAGCACCTCGGGTTTTCACTTAGGGAGATCGGTGAAAACTTGCCACTTTTATGGAACAGCGAAGGGACATCAAGGGTCCACATCGCCCAGTTGTTTGAAGAGAAAATCGCTTTACTGGACGCAAGAATCAGCGAAATGCACAAACTGCGTAGTCTGCTGGCTGAACGAGCAGCTCAGGTATGTCCCCTGGCCGGTATCGGCGATTGA
- a CDS encoding saccharopine dehydrogenase: MSLHPILFMGGSGAIGHRTAQALRSAHPGISLLIGGRDLAKAQQAAEQLGGAQGIVIDPAADDLGLGDRQVSAVVVLYMDHSLAGLRYAQKRGVPHLSISSGVFEIAPQIATYMHKPDIAPIVLGYEWMVGATTVATLSIANAFSRVQDIVIDALVDEQDTGGPTVAKDFEHLSKMLPAALSRRDQAYIWRDGQDAKVTFNAVDSTPIEGSGFSSIDVAGLAAATEAPNVQFNLAIGVSSTRRRGQPMSTEIIIELTGEDLHGKHLRTRHAVIHPRGAAALTGLSVAMLLERLLGLDGQPAPLPGLYFPYQLLDADQYLKRLAQEGGELCELPT; encoded by the coding sequence ATGTCATTGCATCCGATACTTTTCATGGGCGGTTCAGGGGCAATAGGCCACCGCACCGCTCAAGCGTTACGCAGTGCTCATCCCGGGATTTCACTGCTGATCGGCGGCCGCGATCTTGCCAAGGCCCAGCAAGCGGCAGAGCAACTCGGCGGGGCGCAGGGGATAGTGATTGACCCGGCAGCCGATGATTTGGGCCTCGGCGATCGCCAGGTTAGCGCCGTGGTGGTCCTTTACATGGATCACTCCCTTGCCGGCCTGCGTTACGCCCAAAAACGTGGCGTGCCGCATCTCAGTATCTCCTCCGGGGTTTTCGAGATAGCGCCGCAAATCGCAACCTACATGCACAAGCCTGACATCGCGCCCATTGTGCTCGGTTACGAGTGGATGGTCGGCGCAACAACGGTAGCGACGCTTAGCATCGCCAACGCTTTCAGCCGCGTTCAAGACATCGTGATCGACGCGCTAGTCGATGAGCAAGACACAGGGGGCCCGACTGTCGCGAAGGATTTCGAGCATCTGAGCAAAATGTTGCCTGCGGCGCTGAGCAGACGCGATCAAGCCTACATCTGGCGCGACGGACAGGATGCCAAGGTCACCTTCAACGCGGTGGATAGTACCCCGATCGAAGGCAGCGGCTTCTCTTCTATCGATGTTGCCGGCTTGGCTGCCGCGACCGAGGCGCCCAATGTCCAATTCAATCTCGCCATCGGCGTTAGCTCGACCCGACGCCGAGGTCAGCCAATGTCGACGGAGATCATCATCGAGCTTACCGGCGAGGATCTGCACGGGAAACACCTGCGCACGCGTCATGCAGTTATCCATCCAAGAGGCGCTGCCGCCCTCACCGGCCTCAGCGTGGCAATGCTGCTGGAGCGGTTGCTTGGGCTGGATGGCCAGCCTGCCCCGCTCCCCGGTCTCTACTTTCCCTACCAGCTTCTGGATGCAGATCAATATTTGAAACGCCTGGCACAGGAAGGTGGGGAGCTTTGTGAATTACCCACGTGA
- a CDS encoding DUF6678 family protein — protein MYKIPGLDDASRAKVAKLLDAGELVPVMNNTKWGEMINSMISCPEMEPKFRLRSVLAPPGHVLKWDADWHFHIHPVAEIEWLELKALSTVWLETTLRKCGIRYSIEEGTLRVWGYIKRNSQPDWR, from the coding sequence ATGTATAAGATCCCAGGACTGGATGACGCTTCTCGCGCCAAAGTTGCAAAGCTTTTAGATGCGGGTGAGCTGGTTCCAGTGATGAATAACACCAAATGGGGTGAGATGATCAACTCGATGATCAGTTGCCCGGAGATGGAGCCCAAGTTTAGGCTACGAAGCGTGTTGGCTCCTCCGGGCCATGTTCTGAAATGGGATGCCGATTGGCACTTCCACATCCATCCGGTCGCTGAAATCGAATGGCTGGAACTCAAGGCGTTGTCGACAGTGTGGTTGGAGACGACCCTTCGCAAGTGCGGTATCAGATATTCAATTGAGGAGGGTACGCTCCGTGTGTGGGGTTACATAAAGCGTAATTCACAGCCTGATTGGCGTTGA
- a CDS encoding calcium-binding protein, whose protein sequence is MNTNASTSVPTHTVTTGVGTVSVDLTGQLDYAESVLVNSNGQILVGGYSQHLAWGYPGAPGEESYGYELDHSVVRLDPNGRLDTAFGMGGVDVVPASIDLEWDYDIMAVQPDGRVVAAHSVEGGIRVERFNSDGTLDSTFGKDGVQTIATDLYGGMDLKAQADGTVYVSIRGTGQVEVTKLSSDGVVITGFGDQGTLALNTTSDLGSGDISTSIQRDGSVLLGALYMVEVPHDSPTDIRFVDKYVLQRFMPDGELDIRFGDQGILYLDTALGFRSDSEVIVQADGKIIVVGHDIASSVSSVLRLNADGSFDTSFGEKGIVTIGDSSPDAVTVQADGKIVVAGLHNLDFSITRLNADGSLDTTFGSQDGKVHIDGYVGQDILRGTEAAEFINGFAGDDVLQGNGGRDVLTGGAGADIFRFTDIADSYRTSTGQASDRIVDFDASQDRVDLIGLGFAGLGNGHNGTLAVQTNAEGTRTYLKSYDADASGHRFELVLDGNLASQLNSDNVVTARPVIEGTSGGDTITGSALSEVIYGLAGNDRINGGAGSDILIGGQGADQLNGGDRGDFSYFVDNHQDDDIFRYLSTDDSYRTDSKSFVDLIVGFAGPSDKIDVSQLGYTEFGDGTGTTLKMAYNGDLDRTYLKDLDEDSQGHRFEIALAGNWLDVLNEDNMVFAPVVPVEVVGAAATLDPSHYIA, encoded by the coding sequence GTGAACACTAACGCCAGCACGTCAGTACCCACTCACACTGTTACCACCGGCGTCGGCACGGTCAGTGTCGATCTTACAGGGCAGCTGGATTACGCAGAAAGCGTATTAGTGAACAGCAATGGCCAGATCCTGGTAGGTGGCTATAGCCAGCACCTTGCCTGGGGTTACCCCGGAGCGCCAGGCGAGGAGAGCTATGGTTACGAGCTTGATCACTCTGTGGTGCGGCTCGACCCGAACGGTCGCCTGGACACCGCGTTCGGCATGGGAGGCGTGGATGTCGTTCCGGCCAGCATAGATCTAGAGTGGGACTACGACATCATGGCTGTTCAGCCGGATGGGCGAGTGGTGGCTGCCCACTCGGTGGAAGGCGGCATACGGGTAGAGCGATTCAATAGTGACGGTACGCTCGACAGCACATTCGGCAAGGACGGCGTACAGACGATCGCTACCGACCTCTACGGCGGCATGGATCTCAAAGCTCAAGCTGATGGCACCGTGTATGTGAGCATTCGCGGCACCGGTCAGGTTGAGGTGACTAAACTGAGTAGCGATGGCGTCGTGATCACAGGCTTTGGTGACCAGGGGACGCTGGCGTTGAACACCACATCTGACCTTGGGAGTGGTGATATTTCAACCAGTATCCAGCGCGATGGCAGTGTTCTTCTCGGCGCGCTCTATATGGTCGAGGTTCCGCACGATTCGCCTACGGACATCCGCTTTGTTGACAAATACGTACTCCAGCGCTTTATGCCGGACGGTGAGCTGGACATTCGCTTTGGGGATCAGGGTATCCTCTACTTAGATACAGCCTTGGGTTTCAGAAGCGATTCTGAAGTGATCGTTCAAGCGGACGGTAAAATCATCGTGGTAGGCCACGACATTGCAAGCTCGGTGTCGAGTGTACTGCGGCTCAATGCCGACGGTTCCTTTGACACCAGCTTCGGCGAAAAGGGCATAGTCACTATCGGCGATAGCTCGCCAGACGCTGTCACGGTACAGGCAGATGGCAAAATCGTGGTCGCGGGCCTGCATAACCTTGACTTCAGTATCACGCGTCTCAATGCAGATGGCAGCCTCGATACCACCTTCGGCAGCCAGGACGGCAAGGTCCATATCGACGGTTACGTGGGGCAGGACATCCTGCGAGGCACAGAGGCCGCTGAATTCATTAACGGCTTTGCGGGCGACGATGTCTTGCAGGGCAATGGCGGGCGGGACGTGCTCACCGGCGGTGCCGGCGCAGATATATTCCGTTTCACTGACATAGCAGATAGCTACCGCACGAGCACCGGCCAAGCCAGTGACCGTATTGTGGATTTCGATGCCTCCCAAGACCGCGTTGACCTGATCGGCCTTGGTTTTGCTGGTCTTGGCAATGGCCACAACGGCACGCTCGCTGTACAAACGAATGCAGAAGGTACCCGTACATACTTGAAGAGTTACGATGCGGACGCCTCCGGGCATCGCTTTGAGCTGGTGCTGGACGGCAACCTGGCCAGTCAGCTGAACAGCGATAATGTGGTGACGGCACGCCCTGTCATCGAGGGCACCTCGGGCGGGGATACCATTACCGGTTCGGCCCTGTCGGAAGTGATTTACGGCCTCGCTGGCAACGACCGCATCAACGGCGGGGCAGGGTCCGATATCTTGATTGGGGGGCAGGGCGCTGACCAACTCAATGGTGGTGACAGAGGCGATTTCTCGTACTTTGTCGATAACCATCAAGACGACGATATCTTCCGCTACCTGTCTACCGACGACAGCTACCGTACCGACTCGAAAAGCTTTGTCGACCTGATCGTCGGGTTCGCAGGCCCTAGCGACAAGATCGATGTGTCGCAGTTGGGCTACACCGAATTCGGTGACGGCACAGGGACTACGTTAAAAATGGCCTACAACGGGGATCTGGACCGTACCTACCTCAAGGACCTAGATGAGGATAGCCAAGGCCACAGATTCGAAATTGCTTTGGCCGGTAACTGGCTCGATGTCTTGAACGAAGACAACATGGTATTCGCGCCCGTAGTGCCAGTGGAAGTGGTGGGGGCGGCGGCCACGCTGGACCCGAGCCATTACATTGCCTGA